From one Coffea eugenioides isolate CCC68of chromosome 11, Ceug_1.0, whole genome shotgun sequence genomic stretch:
- the LOC113753172 gene encoding uncharacterized protein LOC113753172 → MKQNGFAAYEERRASVAISVPSSIVPDFTTHGRERERETVVCPKPRRVGGLNPAMADPIRPLRWHVSHQQEVCDAKAGAELLDIILAKGGYGTEQPSCTQAASSPPFFSGSPPSRVSNPLIQDARFGDERVTPVSPRAIPIPSGLASSPSSSARKSGGCVRANFGNNPAVRIEGFDCLDRDRRNCSIPALA, encoded by the exons atgaagcaaaacggtTTTGCTGCCTATGAGGAGAGGAGAGCCTCTGTCGCCATCTCTGTCCCAAGTTCAATTGTTCCAGATTTCACCACTcatgggagagagagggagagggaaacTGTTGTTTGCCCTAAACCAAGGCGAGTTGGAGGCCTTAATCCGGCTATGGCTGACCCTATCAGACCTCTTCGATGGCATGTGAG CCATCAGCAGGAGGTTTGTGATGCAAAAGCTGGAGCTGAGTTGTTGGATATCATCCTTGCAAAG GGTGGTTATGGCACGGAACAACCATCATGTACACAGGCAGCCTCGTCGCCCCCATTTTTTAGTGGGTCACCGCCGAGCAGAGTATCTAACCCATTAATTCAGGATGCTCGATTTGGTGATGAAAGGGTCACCCCAGTTTCCCCTCGTGCGATTCCGATTCCCTCCGGTTTGGCATCGTCCCCGTCCTCATCCGCCAGGAAATCCGGCGGGTGCGTCCGGGCGAATTTTGGCAACAATCCGGCTGTGAGAATTGAGGGGTTTGATTGCCTGGACAGGGATCGCAGGAATTGCAGCATCCCTGCTCTGGCTTAG